A genomic stretch from Longimicrobium sp. includes:
- a CDS encoding NHLP family bacteriocin export ABC transporter peptidase/permease/ATPase subunit has product MPGTGADVRVPLSRLRATAARLAPRRVRTPTILQMDALECGAVSLAIVLAHYGRWVSTSELRRACGVSRDGARAASILRVAREYGLNAQGFRAEPEGLRHLAPPVVVHWNFNHFLVVEGFTRGGGVRVNDPATGPRTVTRAELDQSMTGVVLAFEPGPGFRPGGEAPHPLRSLRRRAAQARDGLMLVVLAALALMAVDLVAPAFSRVLVDHVLLADRRDWLAPLLGAMALAALAAGTLTWVQTSGLLRLENRLAVQSSRRFLWHVLRLPIQFFDVNYTGAISERVPLNDRVARFLYRDLAMNALSGALVVFFLLLMVRYSVQLTVVGVAVASLNVVALRWVGRRRTDASHRMLQEEMKLTGTALLGLRMIETLKATASESDMFARWAGYQARLLNVRQELTASTHLLEALPPLLAALNAALVLGIGGMQVVRGDLSLGGLVAFQVLMASFLAPANRLVSLAGRIQTAEGDMRRLDDVLMNEPVLDERAGLEESPGAPARLAGALELRDVTFGFSPVDPPLIRGFHLRLKPGARVALVGRTGSGKSTLSRLVAGLYEPWSGAVLVDGTPRSGLPRTALVKSVSVVDQEVFLFEGTVRENLTLWDRDVPLERVMAAARDACIHDDIMARPGGYDARVAERGANWSGGQRQRLEIARALVQDPSLLVLDEATSALDPVTEARVDRNLRRRGCTCLMVAHRLSTIRDADEIIVLDGGRVVQRGTHEQLHAGDGPYRRLVATE; this is encoded by the coding sequence GTGCCGGGGACGGGCGCTGACGTGCGGGTGCCCCTTTCCCGGCTTCGCGCGACCGCCGCGCGCCTGGCGCCCCGGCGGGTGCGCACCCCCACCATCCTGCAGATGGACGCCCTGGAGTGCGGCGCCGTCTCGCTGGCCATCGTGCTGGCGCACTACGGCCGCTGGGTGTCCACCAGCGAACTGCGGCGTGCGTGCGGCGTGTCGCGCGACGGTGCGCGGGCGGCCAGCATCCTTCGCGTAGCGCGCGAGTACGGGCTGAACGCGCAGGGCTTTCGCGCCGAGCCCGAGGGGCTGCGCCACCTGGCGCCGCCGGTGGTGGTGCACTGGAACTTCAACCACTTCCTGGTCGTCGAGGGGTTCACCCGCGGCGGGGGCGTCCGCGTGAATGACCCGGCCACGGGCCCGCGCACCGTCACCCGCGCCGAGCTCGACCAATCGATGACCGGCGTGGTGCTGGCCTTCGAGCCCGGCCCCGGCTTCCGCCCGGGGGGCGAGGCGCCCCACCCCCTTCGGTCGTTGCGCCGCCGCGCCGCGCAGGCGCGGGATGGGCTGATGCTGGTGGTGCTCGCCGCGCTGGCGCTGATGGCGGTGGACCTGGTGGCGCCCGCCTTTTCCCGCGTGCTGGTGGACCACGTGCTGCTGGCGGACCGGCGCGACTGGCTGGCGCCGCTGCTGGGCGCGATGGCGCTCGCCGCGCTCGCCGCGGGAACGCTCACCTGGGTGCAGACCAGCGGCCTCCTGCGGCTGGAGAACCGCCTGGCCGTGCAGAGTTCACGCCGCTTCCTCTGGCATGTCCTGCGCCTTCCCATCCAGTTCTTCGACGTCAACTACACGGGCGCCATCAGCGAGCGGGTTCCGCTGAACGACCGCGTCGCGCGGTTCCTGTACCGCGACCTGGCCATGAACGCGCTCTCGGGCGCCCTGGTCGTGTTCTTCCTCCTGCTGATGGTGCGGTACAGCGTACAGCTGACGGTGGTGGGGGTGGCGGTGGCGTCGCTGAACGTAGTGGCGCTGCGCTGGGTGGGAAGACGCCGCACCGACGCCAGCCACCGCATGCTGCAGGAAGAAATGAAGCTCACCGGCACGGCGCTGCTGGGACTGCGGATGATCGAAACCCTGAAGGCCACCGCCAGCGAGTCGGACATGTTCGCGCGTTGGGCGGGCTACCAGGCGCGGCTGCTGAACGTGCGGCAGGAGCTCACCGCCTCCACCCACCTTCTCGAGGCGCTGCCCCCCCTCCTGGCGGCGCTGAACGCGGCCCTCGTGCTGGGCATCGGGGGAATGCAGGTGGTGCGCGGCGACCTGAGCCTGGGCGGCCTGGTGGCGTTCCAGGTGCTGATGGCCAGCTTCCTGGCGCCCGCCAACCGGCTGGTGAGCCTGGCCGGCCGCATCCAGACCGCCGAGGGCGACATGCGGCGCCTGGACGACGTGCTCATGAACGAGCCCGTGCTCGACGAGCGGGCGGGGCTGGAGGAGTCGCCCGGGGCGCCGGCGCGGCTGGCGGGCGCGCTGGAGCTTCGCGATGTCACCTTCGGGTTCAGCCCGGTGGACCCGCCGCTGATCCGCGGCTTCCACCTTCGCCTCAAGCCCGGGGCGCGCGTGGCCCTCGTGGGGCGCACGGGAAGCGGCAAGTCGACCCTTTCGCGGCTGGTGGCGGGGCTGTACGAGCCGTGGAGTGGCGCTGTGCTGGTGGATGGCACCCCGCGAAGCGGGCTTCCGCGCACGGCGCTTGTGAAGTCGGTGAGCGTGGTGGACCAGGAGGTTTTCCTGTTCGAGGGCACGGTGCGCGAAAACCTCACGCTATGGGACCGCGACGTGCCCCTGGAGCGGGTGATGGCCGCCGCGCGCGACGCCTGCATCCACGACGACATCATGGCACGCCCGGGCGGTTACGACGCCCGCGTCGCCGAGCGGGGCGCCAACTGGAGCGGCGGGCAGCGGCAGCGGCTGGAGATCGCCCGGGCGCTGGTACAGGACCCCTCACTGCTGGTGCTGGACGAGGCCACCAGCGCCTTGGACCCCGTCACCGAGGCGCGCGTCGACCGCAACCTGCGCCGGCGGGGGTGCACCTGCCTGATGGTGGCACACCGGCTGAGCACCATTCGCGACGCCGACGAGATCATCGTGCTGGACGGCGGCCGCGTGGTGCAGCGCGGCACCCACGAGCAACTCCACGCGGGCGACGGCCCATACCGCCGGCTGGTGGCCACCGAATGA
- a CDS encoding lantibiotic dehydratase C-terminal domain-containing protein, with protein MGTQPGPGRPADGGWHGFHLVYHADRDALLTGVVAPLVGELWQEGVLRRCFFVRYHLGGPHVRLRLELPSGAGTVVTERVRARTEEFFRLYPSTAPRPAEEIRRENRGILAGDALAVEREDLVYPDNSVQDAPVVFETERYGGPALLEHSLDFFTVSSARALSWLHVSAGQPAGARLAGAARLLVRQAWGLAPDGAAFTELAGSGVRLMGEVLPAFVARGDEAFERGGGSMERLVRHELDALSAGDAGPDVLAAAALAGAIAGADEFRRWSIAASQLHMTANRLGLLNPQEVYLARMLWRAAEAAAAADPVWWRACWEARARWCPGVGAPLRRMALDSPGTLAGGTAPTASAGT; from the coding sequence ATGGGAACGCAGCCTGGTCCCGGGCGCCCCGCCGATGGCGGCTGGCACGGCTTTCACCTCGTTTACCACGCCGACCGCGACGCCCTCCTGACCGGGGTGGTGGCGCCGCTGGTTGGCGAGCTGTGGCAGGAGGGGGTGCTGCGGCGCTGCTTCTTCGTGCGGTACCACCTGGGCGGCCCCCACGTGCGGCTGCGGCTCGAGCTGCCGTCCGGAGCCGGGACGGTCGTCACGGAGCGAGTGCGCGCGCGCACGGAGGAGTTCTTTCGCCTGTACCCCTCCACGGCGCCGCGCCCGGCGGAGGAGATCCGCCGTGAGAACCGCGGGATCCTGGCCGGGGACGCCCTGGCCGTGGAGCGCGAGGATCTGGTGTACCCCGACAACAGCGTCCAGGACGCGCCGGTGGTCTTCGAAACCGAGCGGTACGGCGGGCCCGCGCTGCTGGAGCACTCCCTGGACTTCTTCACCGTCTCCAGCGCCCGGGCGCTCTCCTGGCTTCACGTCTCGGCGGGACAGCCGGCGGGGGCGCGCCTGGCTGGCGCCGCCCGCCTGCTGGTGCGGCAGGCGTGGGGCTTGGCCCCGGACGGCGCGGCCTTCACCGAGCTGGCGGGGAGCGGCGTCCGGCTGATGGGCGAAGTCCTCCCTGCCTTCGTGGCGCGCGGCGACGAGGCGTTCGAGCGGGGGGGCGGCTCCATGGAGCGGCTGGTGCGCCACGAGCTGGACGCCCTGTCCGCCGGCGACGCCGGGCCCGACGTCCTCGCCGCCGCCGCGCTGGCCGGCGCCATCGCGGGGGCGGACGAGTTCCGCCGCTGGTCCATCGCCGCCTCGCAGCTTCACATGACGGCCAACCGGCTGGGACTGCTGAACCCTCAGGAGGTGTACCTGGCGCGCATGCTGTGGCGCGCCGCGGAGGCCGCGGCGGCGGCGGACCCGGTGTGGTGGCGCGCGTGCTGGGAGGCCCGCGCGCGGTGGTGTCCCGGCGTCGGCGCGCCACTCCGCCGGATGGCGCTGGATTCGCCCGGCACCCTGGCCGGGGGCACAGCCCCGACGGCTTCAGCAGGCACCTGA
- a CDS encoding lantibiotic dehydratase C-terminal domain-containing protein: protein MTVGSSSTPAWLAVNAYCWGARQSRLLSAAVAPLVRELHGEGLVRRAWFSRFDARGPHLFLLLGVNPGAEARVRGLAAARLEAWLAANPDAEPIPADERERRHAECRGKYLCSQDREPGMAPDGSVSVAEQEADEYPLWLFGGMAPAVEDEFWEAAIEVLLWAADQGGTPSAGPAVAWVAAVDAALRAAGAGPDAWRYHATTVLPPLAARLRDEEPAVLAALPNAVGERNRAALDAGWAGPVHPFAAEAAARLVRAVLAPDTRSPMERWRALREVTHCALLTMGQPVSAHVPLVLYAWQRGLPRAAPPLAGSPHGG from the coding sequence ATGACCGTAGGCTCTTCTTCGACGCCGGCCTGGCTGGCCGTCAACGCGTACTGCTGGGGGGCGCGGCAGTCGCGGCTCCTGTCCGCCGCCGTTGCTCCGCTCGTGCGCGAGCTTCACGGCGAAGGGCTGGTGCGCCGTGCCTGGTTCTCGCGCTTCGACGCGCGCGGGCCCCACCTGTTCCTACTGCTGGGTGTGAACCCTGGCGCCGAGGCCCGGGTCCGCGGCCTTGCCGCCGCCCGCCTGGAGGCATGGCTGGCCGCCAACCCCGACGCGGAGCCCATTCCCGCGGACGAGCGCGAGCGCCGCCACGCCGAGTGCCGGGGCAAGTACCTGTGCTCGCAGGATCGCGAGCCGGGAATGGCCCCCGACGGCTCGGTGTCCGTCGCCGAGCAGGAGGCCGACGAGTACCCGCTGTGGCTTTTCGGGGGGATGGCCCCCGCGGTGGAAGACGAGTTCTGGGAAGCCGCCATCGAGGTGCTGCTGTGGGCCGCCGATCAGGGGGGCACCCCGTCGGCGGGTCCGGCCGTGGCCTGGGTGGCCGCGGTGGACGCCGCCCTGCGAGCCGCCGGCGCCGGCCCGGACGCGTGGAGGTATCACGCGACCACGGTGCTTCCCCCGCTGGCCGCGCGGCTTCGCGACGAAGAGCCTGCCGTGCTGGCCGCGCTTCCCAACGCGGTGGGAGAGCGGAACCGCGCGGCGCTCGACGCGGGGTGGGCCGGCCCGGTACATCCGTTTGCCGCCGAGGCGGCCGCGCGCCTGGTGCGCGCCGTCCTGGCCCCCGACACGCGTTCGCCGATGGAAAGGTGGCGGGCGCTTCGCGAGGTGACCCACTGCGCGCTTCTCACGATGGGTCAGCCCGTGTCGGCTCACGTGCCGCTGGTGCTGTACGCATGGCAGCGCGGGCTGCCGCGCGCCGCTCCGCCGCTGGCCGGCTCGCCGCACGGAGGATAG
- a CDS encoding glycosyltransferase family 4 protein, translating into MKVGLNWFTQFSLDSIRTVSKNLFDALSERHELVFLPHEYPYVGDDERRLMLERFLDSCDVVAGALNSSMLAVRQRMGGTVPFVPFLLGTLPRGGWAIRGELPYLNTNDVLLANCAADLELARKFFHNALVRVVPFPVDARVFFPLDDAARAEARRALGFEDDDRVVLYAGRTTPEKNVHTLLRAFSAVAAEHPRAHLVLAGPVTGGGGFMEFGVAPLNYAATIDRAIARLGLPRNRVHLVGHVRGARMRELYNAADVHVNLTLNHDENFGMAQVEAMACGTPVVGTAWGGLRDTILDGVTGHHVSVMATPTGLKVDWYEAAGLISALLGDPGTRARFRAACAARAAECYSRAGWAALLDQLLSGAAGRHDTPSEPLRATEFAEEYWALCEPRAENRAPFRRGPRSEQMYRELVEPFAAVTRHHVPPGAPPRGEQVLSLATAVESAGGGATLRVDSPLYPFAVEVPADLRPAVGAVLGVVRREPALAAGALDERLAGVRGADEAVAWMLEVGLLLRTSPGRGWLAPGRVPPEAGEVLFTVQPVDRTTADFLVY; encoded by the coding sequence ATGAAGGTCGGTCTGAACTGGTTCACGCAGTTTTCGCTGGACAGCATCCGCACGGTTTCGAAGAACCTGTTCGACGCGCTTTCCGAGCGCCACGAACTGGTGTTCCTGCCGCACGAATACCCGTACGTGGGCGACGACGAGCGGCGGCTCATGCTGGAGCGGTTCCTCGACAGCTGCGACGTCGTGGCCGGGGCGCTGAACTCGTCCATGCTGGCCGTGCGCCAGCGGATGGGAGGAACCGTGCCCTTCGTCCCCTTCCTGCTGGGAACGCTGCCCCGCGGCGGGTGGGCCATCCGCGGCGAGCTGCCCTACCTGAACACCAACGACGTCCTCCTGGCCAACTGCGCCGCCGACCTGGAGCTGGCGCGCAAGTTCTTCCACAACGCGCTGGTGCGGGTAGTTCCTTTCCCGGTCGACGCGCGCGTCTTCTTTCCGCTGGACGACGCCGCGCGGGCCGAAGCGCGCCGCGCGCTGGGGTTCGAAGACGACGACCGGGTGGTGCTGTACGCCGGTCGCACGACCCCCGAAAAGAACGTCCACACCCTGCTGCGCGCTTTTTCGGCGGTGGCCGCCGAACACCCGCGCGCCCACCTGGTGCTGGCCGGGCCCGTCACCGGGGGGGGCGGCTTCATGGAATTCGGGGTGGCGCCACTGAACTACGCGGCCACCATCGATCGCGCCATCGCGCGCCTGGGGCTGCCCCGCAACCGGGTGCACCTGGTGGGCCACGTCCGGGGCGCGCGCATGCGCGAGCTGTACAACGCCGCCGACGTGCACGTGAACCTCACGCTGAACCACGACGAAAACTTCGGGATGGCGCAGGTGGAGGCCATGGCCTGCGGCACCCCCGTCGTGGGCACCGCCTGGGGCGGCCTCCGCGACACCATCCTGGACGGGGTGACGGGCCACCACGTGAGCGTGATGGCCACGCCCACGGGGCTGAAGGTGGACTGGTACGAGGCGGCGGGGCTGATCTCGGCGCTCCTGGGCGACCCCGGCACCCGCGCCCGCTTCCGCGCCGCCTGCGCAGCCCGCGCCGCCGAGTGCTACTCGCGGGCCGGGTGGGCCGCCCTGCTCGACCAGCTCCTGTCGGGGGCTGCCGGGCGGCACGACACGCCCTCCGAGCCCCTGCGGGCCACGGAGTTCGCCGAGGAGTACTGGGCCCTGTGCGAGCCGCGCGCCGAGAACCGCGCGCCGTTCCGCCGCGGCCCGCGCTCCGAGCAGATGTACCGCGAGCTGGTGGAGCCGTTCGCAGCGGTCACCCGACACCACGTGCCGCCCGGCGCTCCGCCTCGCGGGGAGCAGGTGCTGTCGCTGGCCACGGCGGTGGAATCCGCCGGCGGCGGTGCGACGCTGCGCGTGGATTCGCCCCTGTACCCCTTCGCGGTGGAGGTGCCCGCGGACCTGCGCCCCGCGGTCGGCGCCGTGCTGGGCGTGGTGCGGCGCGAGCCGGCGCTCGCGGCGGGAGCGCTGGACGAACGGCTGGCCGGCGTACGAGGTGCCGACGAAGCCGTGGCGTGGATGCTGGAAGTCGGGCTGCTTCTGCGGACGAGCCCCGGGCGCGGCTGGCTGGCGCCTGGCCGGGTTCCGCCCGAAGCCGGCGAGGTGCTGTTCACCGTCCAGCCGGTCGACCGCACCACGGCCGACTTCCTGGTCTACTGA
- a CDS encoding lantibiotic dehydratase → MASSTERAVPAIARIAGLPTSILDRFATSLVPVLEAAAGQATLVHAARAALADSIHDLVPGASPELRRFLLAVRRDCHNGRPLARHAAAPLWGELCRAVGPLAARAAALDAEAAARRREYEEAYAAAREAERGALAEALRDPAFLRGLALASPDLYRAALALNAAGGAPAGKSARKAEANLVRYVTRAAAKLSPFSTFTRLALADLRGDLPAGPPRLHPGEWNTRSLVRVKPYLLEKCGELLRQHPPFRDGLRVVLNNSVTELEPGRFLFLRPSHWRFDEQAGRFSYFSESLVRVGLSGALITWLRETLAASRPTCGELAALAAARFPEAADEVQGQLQALLRIGFLVTLFPWRSQEGYTEAGMLRALDALPADPATAPLRDRLAELVNVQRGFATAADPLGAVTTMDGLIDGLWEAAAALGGVDPASSYERASRYSIYEDVFMAPASDPAGAVVQVPLAAAAHAVRSMEPLVRLTSVFDHRHDFLAALAGFARDRWPGARQVKLMELFHHVQPLWQKYLRFRVEAREDGGWRRTWNPRGIPALDALARHRVELWDGLPEFLSRHGGIQHLSGEGLLRRLDQVPRAYTSASGGACLFLQQADAQGSMWMLNRMKEGTGRFGSRFTPVMDAPARRRYARHLASRGTMAVDGGRAQLMDLRCVQGDTLNVHALQTPRVLTLPGAEGEAPPARQVPLGDLWVRLGPGRPHLRDGRGRRLWAVQLGFAFEDYLPTLIKFLCLFGPSEMRAVFPMQWVERSGGLVTSRRTHLGNVVLHRATWATPTGDLAAATAGQPAPEAFAAIQRWRAAHGVPERVFLIERVPHPRMGERAQPQYIDFTSPALAEVFRSAVEDSPEVSVVEALPTPDLFPRDGAGRRWAVEVVVDSLALRERPAPRRVRPAHGFADPPALVGVPA, encoded by the coding sequence GTGGCGAGCTCCACCGAGCGCGCCGTCCCGGCCATCGCCCGGATCGCCGGACTCCCCACCAGCATCCTCGACCGGTTCGCCACCTCGCTGGTGCCGGTCCTCGAGGCGGCGGCCGGGCAGGCGACCCTGGTGCACGCCGCGCGCGCCGCCCTGGCCGACAGCATCCACGACCTGGTGCCGGGCGCCTCGCCCGAGCTGCGCCGGTTCCTGCTGGCCGTCCGCCGCGACTGCCACAACGGGCGCCCGCTGGCCCGCCACGCCGCCGCGCCGCTGTGGGGCGAGCTGTGCCGGGCCGTGGGCCCGCTGGCGGCGCGGGCGGCGGCGCTGGATGCCGAGGCGGCCGCGCGCCGCCGGGAGTACGAAGAAGCCTATGCCGCGGCCCGCGAAGCCGAGCGCGGCGCCCTGGCCGAGGCGCTCCGCGACCCCGCGTTCCTGCGCGGACTGGCGCTGGCCAGCCCCGACCTGTACCGCGCCGCCCTGGCCCTGAATGCCGCGGGGGGCGCCCCCGCGGGAAAGTCGGCCCGCAAGGCCGAGGCGAACCTGGTGAGGTACGTCACCCGCGCGGCCGCCAAGCTTTCCCCCTTCTCCACCTTCACGAGGCTGGCCTTGGCCGACCTTCGCGGCGACCTCCCCGCCGGGCCACCGCGCCTGCACCCCGGCGAGTGGAACACGCGCTCGCTCGTCCGCGTCAAGCCGTACCTGCTGGAAAAGTGCGGCGAATTGCTGCGGCAGCACCCGCCGTTCCGCGATGGCCTGCGGGTGGTGCTGAACAATTCGGTCACCGAGCTCGAGCCCGGCCGCTTCCTCTTCCTGCGGCCCAGCCACTGGCGCTTCGACGAGCAGGCCGGGCGCTTCAGCTACTTTTCCGAGTCGCTGGTGCGCGTCGGGCTTTCGGGCGCCCTCATCACGTGGCTGCGCGAAACGCTGGCCGCGTCGCGGCCCACCTGCGGCGAGCTGGCGGCTCTCGCGGCCGCGCGCTTTCCCGAGGCCGCGGACGAGGTGCAGGGCCAGCTGCAGGCGCTGCTGCGCATCGGGTTCTTGGTGACGCTGTTCCCCTGGCGCAGCCAGGAGGGGTACACCGAGGCCGGCATGCTGCGCGCCCTGGACGCCCTTCCCGCCGACCCGGCCACCGCGCCGCTCCGCGACCGCTTGGCCGAGCTGGTGAACGTGCAGCGCGGCTTCGCCACCGCCGCCGACCCACTGGGCGCCGTCACCACCATGGACGGGCTGATCGACGGCCTGTGGGAGGCCGCCGCGGCGCTGGGGGGCGTGGATCCGGCGTCCAGCTACGAGCGCGCCTCGCGCTATAGCATCTACGAGGACGTGTTCATGGCCCCCGCGAGCGATCCGGCCGGAGCCGTGGTGCAGGTGCCCCTGGCCGCCGCCGCCCATGCCGTGCGCAGCATGGAGCCGCTGGTGAGGCTCACGAGTGTCTTCGACCACCGGCACGACTTCCTCGCCGCCCTCGCGGGGTTCGCCCGCGACCGCTGGCCCGGGGCACGGCAGGTGAAGCTGATGGAGCTCTTCCATCACGTGCAGCCCCTGTGGCAGAAGTACCTTCGCTTTCGCGTGGAGGCGCGCGAAGACGGGGGGTGGCGGCGGACGTGGAACCCGCGCGGCATTCCCGCCCTGGATGCTCTCGCGCGCCACCGCGTGGAACTGTGGGACGGCCTTCCTGAGTTCCTTTCCCGTCACGGGGGAATACAGCACCTGTCGGGTGAGGGGCTGCTGCGGCGCCTCGACCAGGTGCCCCGGGCCTACACCTCGGCCTCCGGCGGCGCCTGCCTGTTCCTGCAGCAGGCCGACGCCCAGGGCTCGATGTGGATGTTGAACCGGATGAAGGAGGGCACGGGCCGGTTTGGAAGCCGCTTCACGCCGGTGATGGACGCACCGGCCCGCCGCAGGTACGCCCGCCACCTGGCCTCGCGCGGGACGATGGCGGTGGACGGCGGTCGGGCGCAGCTGATGGACCTCCGCTGCGTGCAGGGTGACACCCTGAACGTGCACGCCCTGCAGACGCCGCGGGTGCTCACCCTTCCCGGGGCCGAGGGCGAGGCCCCACCCGCCCGCCAGGTGCCTCTGGGCGACCTGTGGGTGAGGCTGGGCCCGGGAAGGCCGCACCTGCGCGATGGCCGCGGCCGCCGGCTGTGGGCGGTGCAATTGGGCTTTGCCTTCGAGGACTACCTGCCTACCCTCATCAAGTTCCTCTGCCTGTTCGGGCCCAGCGAGATGCGCGCGGTGTTCCCCATGCAGTGGGTGGAGCGGTCGGGCGGGCTGGTCACCAGCCGGCGCACGCACCTGGGCAACGTGGTCCTTCACCGCGCCACCTGGGCCACCCCTACCGGCGACTTGGCCGCCGCCACCGCCGGCCAGCCTGCGCCCGAGGCGTTCGCCGCCATTCAGCGCTGGCGTGCCGCGCACGGCGTTCCCGAGCGGGTCTTCCTCATCGAGCGTGTCCCGCATCCCCGGATGGGCGAGCGCGCGCAGCCCCAGTACATCGACTTTACCTCGCCCGCCCTGGCCGAGGTGTTCCGGTCGGCGGTGGAAGATTCGCCCGAGGTGTCGGTAGTAGAGGCGCTCCCCACCCCCGACCTCTTTCCGCGCGACGGCGCGGGGCGGCGCTGGGCCGTCGAAGTGGTCGTCGATTCCCTCGCCCTGCGCGAACGGCCGGCTCCGCGCCGCGTCCGCCCCGCGCACGGCTTCGCAGACCCACCAGCCCTGGTGGGCGTTCCCGCCTGA
- a CDS encoding lantibiotic dehydratase C-terminal domain-containing protein, translated as MTASIYCDRSLDAVLREVIYSHSAYVAECCTGPWMLWFVRYSRGGDHVKLRLHGPPAEAEQIRDDLSRRVGEFFASLPPAGVEPRVSRPGAPPIDADDESEADHPDRSLRWTQYRRSHVSLGPRPFLDDDRYAELMAAALSGAAGLSLSAARAAGADGIAAAAGQRVLLKALVAGLAAAGFAPEHCARYLAYHRDWLLRFFAEDCQKEDEARAGLGRQAATNAATVRQLAGVVAAEWMEAAPAVDAAGFAGAAARLVEYLAGFRGNPAYDVDPFAGDEVFPPLFKVFHGLANQLGLAPANEALVHHLLISATGLVAGEQLAAAVGV; from the coding sequence GTGACAGCGAGCATCTACTGCGACCGCTCGTTGGACGCGGTGCTCCGCGAGGTGATTTACTCCCATTCCGCCTACGTTGCCGAGTGCTGTACCGGGCCGTGGATGCTCTGGTTCGTGCGCTACAGCCGCGGTGGCGACCACGTCAAGCTGCGCCTTCACGGCCCCCCCGCCGAGGCGGAGCAGATTCGTGACGATCTGTCCCGAAGAGTGGGTGAGTTCTTCGCTTCCCTTCCACCCGCCGGAGTGGAACCCCGCGTAAGCCGGCCCGGCGCACCCCCCATCGACGCCGATGACGAATCGGAAGCCGACCATCCGGACCGGTCGCTGCGGTGGACGCAGTACCGCCGCAGCCACGTTTCCCTGGGCCCCCGCCCGTTCCTGGACGACGACCGCTACGCCGAGCTGATGGCCGCCGCCCTGTCCGGTGCCGCGGGCCTCTCGCTTTCCGCCGCGCGGGCGGCGGGCGCGGACGGCATCGCGGCCGCCGCGGGGCAGCGGGTGCTTCTCAAGGCGCTCGTGGCCGGGCTGGCCGCCGCGGGGTTCGCTCCCGAGCACTGCGCCCGGTACCTGGCGTACCACCGCGACTGGCTCCTCCGCTTCTTTGCCGAAGACTGCCAGAAGGAAGACGAGGCCCGCGCGGGGCTGGGCCGGCAGGCCGCGACCAACGCCGCCACCGTGCGGCAGCTGGCCGGCGTCGTGGCGGCGGAATGGATGGAGGCCGCGCCGGCCGTCGACGCGGCCGGCTTCGCCGGCGCGGCCGCGCGGCTGGTGGAGTACCTGGCCGGCTTTCGCGGCAACCCCGCGTACGACGTGGACCCCTTTGCCGGTGACGAGGTCTTTCCCCCGCTGTTCAAGGTGTTCCACGGCCTGGCCAACCAGCTGGGGCTGGCCCCCGCCAACGAGGCACTCGTGCACCACCTGCTGATTTCGGCCACCGGGCTGGTGGCCGGCGAGCAGCTGGCCGCCGCGGTGGGGGTGTAG
- a CDS encoding lanthionine synthetase LanC family protein encodes MTPSPGLREGAEAVAALLREAAVEARGGSIVWLGPPSADGRPTVLPPHLYDGTAGIALFLAALDRARGTDEHRETVLRALAPLAGRLRELAADSARAAAARMPLGGMVGLGSFIWALTRAGEWTGDAGLAEGARAGAALVTPARVAADDQLDVVAGAAGTLLALLALDDEGKSGGADGAGPLDAALRCAAHLLERRVGSPGTRAWPGADNPPLSGFAHGASGIAHALLRLYARTGRAELRDAALEGFAYERTLFHPPAGTWLDPRTGRPLEQTAWCHGAPGMALARLHAAALGVDGAEEELERCLRLTRGLSDVTLDHLCCGNAGRAEILLRAGQATGRNELVDEASGIAARMLSAATPAGHRYLPPGEPTAFAPSLFRGAAGVGYVLLRLWRPAVLPSPLLLD; translated from the coding sequence ATGACGCCTTCGCCGGGGCTGCGGGAGGGCGCCGAGGCCGTCGCCGCGCTCCTGCGCGAAGCCGCCGTGGAGGCGCGCGGGGGAAGCATCGTGTGGCTGGGGCCGCCGTCGGCCGACGGACGGCCTACGGTGCTCCCCCCCCACCTGTACGACGGCACGGCCGGCATCGCTCTGTTCCTCGCTGCGCTGGACCGGGCCCGGGGGACCGACGAGCACCGCGAGACAGTGCTGCGGGCGCTGGCGCCGCTGGCCGGCCGCCTGCGCGAACTGGCGGCCGACTCCGCGCGGGCCGCCGCGGCGCGGATGCCTTTGGGCGGCATGGTGGGGCTGGGCTCGTTCATCTGGGCCCTGACACGCGCCGGGGAGTGGACGGGCGATGCCGGCCTGGCCGAAGGCGCGCGCGCGGGTGCCGCCCTCGTCACCCCCGCCCGGGTGGCCGCCGACGACCAGCTCGACGTCGTGGCGGGGGCCGCGGGCACCCTCCTGGCCCTGCTGGCGCTGGATGACGAAGGGAAGTCCGGCGGCGCGGACGGGGCGGGGCCGCTGGACGCCGCCCTGCGCTGCGCGGCACACCTGCTGGAGCGGCGGGTGGGAAGCCCCGGCACGAGGGCGTGGCCAGGGGCCGACAACCCGCCGCTGAGCGGCTTCGCGCATGGAGCGTCGGGGATCGCCCACGCCCTGCTGCGGCTGTACGCGCGCACCGGCAGGGCGGAGCTGCGCGACGCGGCGCTCGAGGGCTTCGCCTACGAGCGCACCCTCTTCCACCCCCCGGCCGGCACCTGGCTGGACCCGCGCACGGGCCGTCCCCTGGAGCAGACCGCCTGGTGCCATGGTGCGCCCGGGATGGCGCTCGCACGGCTGCACGCCGCCGCGCTGGGCGTGGACGGCGCCGAGGAGGAGCTGGAACGCTGCCTCCGCCTTACCCGGGGGCTTTCGGATGTCACGCTGGACCACCTCTGCTGCGGAAACGCAGGGCGTGCCGAGATCCTTCTCCGCGCGGGGCAGGCCACCGGCCGGAACGAGCTGGTGGACGAGGCGTCAGGGATTGCCGCCCGTATGCTCTCGGCGGCCACCCCCGCAGGGCACCGCTACCTTCCCCCCGGCGAGCCGACTGCCTTCGCCCCCTCGCTCTTCCGCGGCGCGGCGGGCGTCGGGTACGTACTTCTGCGGCTCTGGCGCCCCGCTGTTCTTCCCTCTCCCCTGCTCCTGGACTAA